A stretch of DNA from Bradyrhizobium algeriense:
ATGAACCCCGCCGCCCCCGTTACCAGAATTGCCTGATCCGACATCATGCGCGCACCCTATCCGATGTCATGACGGCCTCTACGCATCAGTACGCCACCGATTTCGGCCGACCCACGCCGCAGTACAGAAAGCCGTTCCGCTCCACCTCTTCCGGGGAGTAGATGTTGCGCAGATCGACGATGACCGGGCAGGCCATGATGGTGGACAATTCCTTCAGATCCAGCGCGCGAAACTGCTCCCATTCCGTGACGATGACGAGCGCGTGACATCCTTTGGCGCAACGATAGGCGTTTTCGCTAAAGGTGACGTTCTCGAACACCTTCTTCGCCTGCTCCATGCCGACGGGATCGAAAACGCGAACCTCGGCGCCCATGTCCTGCAGCGCGGTGATCAGCGGAATCGACGGCGCGTCGCGCATGTCGTCGGTATCTGGCTTGAAGGTTACGCCAAGCACCGCGATCGATTTTCCGCGCAGATTGCCGCCGAACGCGTTGGCGACCTTGCGCGCCATCGCCCGTTTGCGCTGATCGTTGACGGCGACCACCGTTTCCACGATTCGCACCGGCGATTCATTGTCCTGGCCGGTCTTGATCAGCGCCATCGCATCCTTCGGAAAGCAGGATCCGCCAAAACCCGGCCCCGCATGCAGGAATTTCTGACCGATCCGGTTGTCGAGGCCGATGCCGCGCGCGACTTCCTGCACATTGGCACCGACCTTTTCTGCAAGGTCCGCGATCTCGTTGATGAAGGCGATCTTGGTGGCGAGAAAGGAATTCGCGGCATATTTCGTCAGCTCGGCCGTGCGGCGATCAGTATAGAGGATCGGCGAAGCGTTGAGGTGAAGCGGCCGGTAGACCTCGGCCATCACGCCGCGGGCGCGCGCGTCATCCGTTCCGATCACGATCCGGTCCGGATGCTTGAAGTCGCGGATCGCGGCGCCTTCGCGCAGGAACTCGGGATTCGAGACGACGGCGACCGTGGCGGCGGGATTCTCTTCGCGAATGATGCGCTCGACCTCGTCGCCGGTGCCGACCGGAACCGTCGACTTGGTGACCACCACCGCCCGCTCCGGAAGCACGGCCGCGATCTCGCGCGCTGCCGCATAGACATAGGACAGATCGGCATGGCCGTCGCCGCGGCGCGACGGCGTGCCGACCGCGATGAACACCACTTCCGCTTCGCTGACGGCCGACTTCAGATCGCTCGCGAATGAAAGGCGACCTTGTTCAACATTTCGCGCCACCAGTTCGGCCAGCCCCGGCTCGTGAATCGGCATCTCTCCGTTGTTGAGGCTGTCAACCTTTTCCGCGTTGCTGTCGATACAGACGACCTGATGCCCGAAATCGGAAAAACACGCCCCTGACACCAGCCCGACATAGCCGGCGCCAATCATCGCTATATGCATTACGGTTCCTGTCTGAAAAGCCGCGCGCAGCGTTGGCCGCGCCGACAAAAGATGGCGGTGAGACGATGAGCTAACTGCTCAATATCGATTCGCCATCGAGATGACGGGGAAAGAAAAAGAAGTTGTTGACGTAGAACCGTCCGTCCTTGCGGCCGCCATCCGGCCGCAGCGCGCCGGCATCCTGGAGCCTGCGGGAATCGAACTGCTCTACGCCGATCACCTCGTTGTCTTTCAGGAAGAAGCCACGATAGGATTTATCTCGGAAGAATTCGAACACCAGGCGCGTCGCTTCGGCGCGATGGCGGTCTTCCGCCTCCACCAGAAATACCGGCTGGCACCGCTCCAGAAGTTCGACGGCGCCGTTCAGGACATTCAACTCGTGGCCTTCGACGTCGATCTTCACGAACGCCACGTCCTGGTCGATGACAGCGTCGAGCCGCGCGATCGGCACATGGGCCGAGACTATCTTGGCCGATGAATCGTTTCGCGCCTCCAGCGAGGCAAGCCCATAGACCAGGCCGTCATCGCCCTGCGGGATGAACAGCTCGGCATCGCCGTCATGATCCGACAGCGCTATCTCGTGGATGCTCACATTCCGCGCCGAGGTTCGGCGCAGCAGCCTTGCCATCTGCTGCGAAGGCTCGAAGGCATGAACTTGCCTGGATAGGCGCGCCAGCCGCCGTGTGTACAGCCCGCAATTGGCGCCGACGTCGACCGTCACCGCGTCATCGGGTATCACCTTCTCGAGATAGGACAGTTCCCGCTCCGCCGATTTGGGCCGCTTCATGAAATGCCATTGCAGCCATATCGAGGGAAACGCGTCCTTCACCAGTTCCTTGACCTGTTGCTTTGCGTTCATCGCCGCCTCCCTTGGTGTCGCACGCACAGAATTCGCCGCGGCGTGCGTCGTCCTCGATGCGGATGCTGCCTCCCACCCAGCCGCACCTCAGACACGGTCATAGATGTCCTGCACGCGAACGATGTCGTCCTCGCCGAGATAGGCGCCCGACTGGACTTCGATCAGATTGAGCGGAACCTTGCCGGGATTTTCCAGACGATGTATGCATCCCAGGGGCACGAAGATCGACTCGTTCTCGCGCAAGAGGATTTCCTCGTCGTCGCGCGTGACGATCGCGGTGCCGTTCACCACGACCCAATGCTCGGCGCGGTGATAATGTTTCTGCAGCGACAGCTTGGCGCCGGGATTGACCGTGATCCGCTTGACCTGAAACCGGTCGCCTGAATGGATCGACTGATAGTAGCCCCAGGGACGATGGACGCTGTGAGTCTGGGTCGCCGACCGGTGGCCGTTTGCCTTCAGGCGCTCCACCAGCTTTCCGACATCCTGGTCGCGCTTGCGGCTGGTCACCAGCACCACATCTGGCGAGGTAGCGATGACGAGATCCTCGACCCCGAGCGCCGCGACCAGCGGCCCATCGCCGCGGACATAGCAACCCGAGGTGTCTTCCATCACCGCATCGCCAATCACCACATTGCCCGACGGATCCTTTTCCGCCATCGACCACAAGGCCGACCAACTTCCGACATCGCTCCAGTCGAACGTCGCGGGCACGACCACGGCATTGTCGGTCTTTTCCATGATCGCGTAGTCCATCGAGATGGCCGGGCAGGCCTCGAACGCCCGTTCCTCGAGGCGAAGAAAATCGAGATCGCGGGTCGCGCCGGTCAACGCCTTGCGGCAGGCGGCGAGCACGTCCGGCGCCCGTTGCGCCAACTCGTCGATGAACTGGCGGGCCGGCAG
This window harbors:
- a CDS encoding FkbM family methyltransferase, with the protein product MNAKQQVKELVKDAFPSIWLQWHFMKRPKSAERELSYLEKVIPDDAVTVDVGANCGLYTRRLARLSRQVHAFEPSQQMARLLRRTSARNVSIHEIALSDHDGDAELFIPQGDDGLVYGLASLEARNDSSAKIVSAHVPIARLDAVIDQDVAFVKIDVEGHELNVLNGAVELLERCQPVFLVEAEDRHRAEATRLVFEFFRDKSYRGFFLKDNEVIGVEQFDSRRLQDAGALRPDGGRKDGRFYVNNFFFFPRHLDGESILSS
- a CDS encoding mannose-1-phosphate guanylyltransferase/mannose-6-phosphate isomerase, whose amino-acid sequence is MIEPRGRIVPVLLSGGAGSRLWPLSRETYPKQLLSLLGENTLLQQTALRVDDRSLFTDPMVIANAEHRFAIGEQLRAVGVDCPTIVLEPFGRNTAPAVATAALLASESDPDAVILAMPVDHWVRDHAAFRAAISAGVTAARYGRFVLFGVRPSSAATGFGYIRMGDEWEAASSIRSVASFVEKPDLVTVERLLACDQHVWNSGIFLLPARQFIDELAQRAPDVLAACRKALTGATRDLDFLRLEERAFEACPAISMDYAIMEKTDNAVVVPATFDWSDVGSWSALWSMAEKDPSGNVVIGDAVMEDTSGCYVRGDGPLVAALGVEDLVIATSPDVVLVTSRKRDQDVGKLVERLKANGHRSATQTHSVHRPWGYYQSIHSGDRFQVKRITVNPGAKLSLQKHYHRAEHWVVVNGTAIVTRDDEEILLRENESIFVPLGCIHRLENPGKVPLNLIEVQSGAYLGEDDIVRVQDIYDRV
- a CDS encoding UDP-glucose/GDP-mannose dehydrogenase family protein, which encodes MHIAMIGAGYVGLVSGACFSDFGHQVVCIDSNAEKVDSLNNGEMPIHEPGLAELVARNVEQGRLSFASDLKSAVSEAEVVFIAVGTPSRRGDGHADLSYVYAAAREIAAVLPERAVVVTKSTVPVGTGDEVERIIREENPAATVAVVSNPEFLREGAAIRDFKHPDRIVIGTDDARARGVMAEVYRPLHLNASPILYTDRRTAELTKYAANSFLATKIAFINEIADLAEKVGANVQEVARGIGLDNRIGQKFLHAGPGFGGSCFPKDAMALIKTGQDNESPVRIVETVVAVNDQRKRAMARKVANAFGGNLRGKSIAVLGVTFKPDTDDMRDAPSIPLITALQDMGAEVRVFDPVGMEQAKKVFENVTFSENAYRCAKGCHALVIVTEWEQFRALDLKELSTIMACPVIVDLRNIYSPEEVERNGFLYCGVGRPKSVAY